A genomic window from Leptospira bandrabouensis includes:
- a CDS encoding kelch repeat-containing protein, translating to MKFLNSIFKHKLTFSFYLVCMLFSQNCRVDEKPNGSLLDQGTPEGFFITSALFEIIRKGPTRSWTSFSTPFTSTNPSDLLSLDRKNQTTYALYVNSFNNTSIVYSSNDGTNFSQLGVTVNTANTNVFSVFNTRIQLSDNYSNNSGGIWNSNTTISGFCMVKDSDTSAYVLGNGFVNKTVDEGANFTLVTGSPGFPSRSSGLCTYKNGKIFLFGGQSSDSNFFDLWESTDGNNWTQISSAVKPEGNSGFNRPCDYFSNAKIMGFAYSEETEYKYHVIGNNLALLQSKDGKSWQCTNPSYNAYYSGTNTISNRAVLVGKRLFIYGTSSYNSQNAYTDLE from the coding sequence ATGAAATTTCTTAACTCTATTTTCAAACATAAACTTACATTCAGTTTTTATTTAGTCTGTATGCTTTTTTCGCAGAACTGCAGAGTTGATGAAAAACCAAATGGAAGTTTACTCGACCAAGGGACTCCAGAAGGTTTTTTTATCACCAGTGCCTTATTTGAAATAATAAGAAAAGGACCTACGAGAAGTTGGACCAGTTTTTCCACACCCTTTACAAGCACCAATCCGTCGGATTTACTTTCACTTGATCGAAAAAACCAAACAACCTATGCACTCTATGTTAATTCCTTTAACAATACTTCCATTGTTTATTCAAGCAACGATGGAACCAATTTCTCACAGTTAGGTGTAACGGTAAATACAGCAAACACCAATGTTTTTTCAGTATTTAACACAAGAATACAATTGTCTGACAACTACTCCAACAATTCTGGTGGTATATGGAATTCTAATACCACGATCAGTGGATTTTGTATGGTGAAAGATTCAGATACAAGTGCCTATGTTTTGGGAAATGGGTTCGTAAACAAAACAGTCGATGAAGGTGCAAATTTTACCTTAGTTACAGGTAGCCCTGGTTTTCCTTCTAGGTCCTCTGGACTCTGTACTTATAAAAATGGAAAGATCTTCTTATTCGGTGGTCAAAGTTCCGATTCGAATTTTTTTGATCTTTGGGAATCTACTGACGGTAACAACTGGACTCAAATTTCGTCTGCGGTGAAACCGGAAGGAAACAGTGGTTTTAATCGCCCCTGTGACTATTTTAGTAACGCAAAAATCATGGGATTTGCCTACTCAGAAGAAACAGAATACAAATACCACGTGATAGGAAATAACTTAGCCCTCTTACAAAGTAAAGATGGAAAAAGTTGGCAGTGTACTAACCCAAGTTATAATGCTTATTATTCGGGAACTAATACAATTTCCAATAGAGCTGTCCTAGTAGGTAAAAGATTGTTTATATATGGAACATCTAGTTATAATTCTCAAAATGCCTATACTGATTTAGAATGA
- a CDS encoding TIGR04452 family lipoprotein — protein MKKILFLIMVLFSVHCSNIYSPSGVKGKDAKKQIKDLNSNLGLLSFPLLLSTASSSSSNTNFICPTESNANLGSASDSTAANFTLPAANKYVDLDAKAGGTLYFRSNASASSSAYIVKVLQTANTSSTASCTYVSSAGACAGVISAVQTLTTATTTISASNCLAVKCTTAAYIRIQPSATATSIPSSSTNSFLSLALAPEILNSVSGIEDDKYYTKESLDKCKEGLTNISLLQTATLSSTFDNLKEVSYCNKPMSVISSGIDGNSIAALQGNECKLEEVNPIGF, from the coding sequence ATGAAAAAAATACTGTTTCTAATAATGGTTCTATTTTCCGTTCATTGTTCCAATATTTATTCCCCTTCAGGAGTAAAAGGAAAAGATGCAAAAAAACAAATTAAGGATTTAAATAGCAATTTAGGATTATTATCCTTTCCTCTCCTTCTTTCCACGGCAAGTTCATCCAGTTCCAACACAAATTTTATATGTCCTACCGAATCAAATGCCAATTTAGGTTCTGCAAGTGATTCAACTGCAGCAAATTTTACTTTGCCTGCAGCTAATAAATATGTTGATTTAGATGCCAAAGCGGGTGGTACATTATATTTTAGATCGAATGCCTCTGCATCAAGTTCTGCTTACATAGTTAAAGTGTTGCAGACTGCAAATACGAGTTCTACTGCCTCTTGTACTTATGTGTCAAGTGCGGGTGCTTGTGCAGGTGTGATTTCTGCAGTCCAGACTTTAACGACAGCTACTACGACAATTTCTGCATCCAATTGTCTTGCGGTCAAATGTACTACTGCAGCCTATATCAGAATCCAACCGTCAGCAACTGCCACTAGTATTCCCTCCTCTAGTACTAATTCATTTTTGTCTTTAGCACTAGCACCTGAAATATTAAATTCAGTTTCTGGTATTGAGGATGATAAATATTATACAAAGGAATCTTTAGATAAATGTAAAGAAGGTCTAACAAATATTTCTTTGCTTCAAACTGCCACATTAAGTTCTACTTTCGATAATTTGAAAGAGGTTTCGTATTGTAATAAACCTATGTCTGTCATTTCTTCTGGAATTGATGGTAACAGTATCGCTGCCCTACAAGGAAACGAGTGTAAATTAGAGGAAGTGAATCCTATCGGTTTTTAG
- a CDS encoding LA_0442/LA_0875 N-terminal domain-containing protein has translation MNLNIKLYFSLLLFLIITLSIFPETVILKSGKSFKGSVIDQNIDYLKLKDKEGNVLQFQRNDIHKVTYRDLDEKEVNKIVDVANQKSESSANASDELNDDLITGLMEQNKQIIALSNEVVSLSRELEKQNQRIETIEKTFKVAPKRIRWGVVARSAILPGLGQYHWDEPIWGSVYLTTFLGALVHYNNSLNNFQKAKSDYQNDFRSLMILNTGNAGIVFNFLDKNNLSSEYKKTAKSLNTAADVLVGVFLINLIDSLLYRADKDPVLTSDGKKTGLNLKAEVYQMDPFALSSKPQNISSGNVEYKIGYTWVF, from the coding sequence TTGAACTTAAATATCAAACTTTACTTCTCTTTACTATTATTTTTGATCATAACTCTCTCTATCTTTCCTGAAACTGTAATTTTAAAATCAGGAAAATCATTCAAAGGTAGTGTCATCGATCAAAATATAGATTATTTAAAACTTAAGGATAAGGAAGGAAATGTTTTACAATTTCAAAGGAATGATATCCACAAAGTAACCTATAGAGATTTGGACGAAAAAGAAGTTAATAAAATTGTTGATGTCGCAAACCAAAAATCAGAATCCTCGGCTAATGCAAGTGATGAATTAAATGATGATTTAATCACCGGATTGATGGAACAAAATAAACAAATTATTGCTCTTTCAAACGAAGTGGTAAGTTTAAGCCGAGAACTCGAAAAACAAAATCAAAGAATTGAAACGATTGAAAAAACTTTCAAAGTGGCTCCTAAAAGAATCCGTTGGGGAGTTGTAGCAAGGTCTGCCATTTTACCAGGATTAGGGCAATACCATTGGGATGAACCTATTTGGGGGTCTGTCTACTTAACCACTTTTTTAGGTGCATTAGTACATTATAATAATTCATTAAATAACTTCCAAAAAGCAAAATCGGATTATCAAAATGATTTCCGTTCACTAATGATTTTAAACACTGGTAATGCCGGCATTGTTTTTAATTTTCTTGATAAAAACAATTTATCATCGGAATATAAAAAAACTGCAAAATCACTTAACACAGCAGCTGATGTTTTAGTCGGAGTATTTCTGATTAATTTAATTGATTCCTTGTTATACCGGGCAGATAAAGATCCGGTTCTTACCTCAGATGGTAAAAAAACTGGATTAAATTTGAAAGCGGAAGTTTACCAAATGGATCCATTTGCATTGTCTTCTAAACCACAAAACATCTCATCAGGAAATGTAGAATATAAAATTGGCTATACATGGGTATTTTAA